In Desulfosoma caldarium, the following are encoded in one genomic region:
- a CDS encoding pilus assembly PilX family protein: MIPRRCEGMALTVVLVIIAALAALAVGLALDQAMEMRMAGNLRAAETAFRNAESGLAVAQERLARWFATDPVNLQRQRTGSASLPDWDFLFFNAVPYTGQHSRSDLYDEVKLNLGWDHRFKVFARLPEDRKDGAFEDLSGDNVQLVLRSVGFGPAETQQETEVVVEAAAEPSEAFSYAQEGLGTVPSHVNMKDSHAVRPTGQSLALVR, translated from the coding sequence ATGATTCCTCGGCGCTGCGAAGGCATGGCGCTCACGGTAGTTCTGGTTATCATTGCGGCGCTGGCCGCTCTCGCCGTGGGCCTCGCCCTGGATCAGGCCATGGAAATGCGCATGGCGGGCAACCTCAGAGCGGCCGAAACGGCGTTTCGAAACGCCGAATCGGGCCTTGCCGTGGCGCAGGAAAGGCTGGCTCGATGGTTTGCCACAGACCCCGTGAACCTGCAGCGCCAACGCACGGGAAGTGCTTCCCTTCCCGACTGGGATTTCCTCTTCTTCAATGCCGTGCCCTATACGGGCCAACACAGCCGAAGCGATCTTTACGATGAAGTGAAACTCAATTTGGGCTGGGATCATCGATTCAAGGTGTTTGCGCGCCTTCCTGAAGATCGAAAAGACGGAGCCTTTGAAGATCTGTCCGGAGATAATGTGCAGCTGGTGCTGCGCAGCGTCGGCTTTGGACCCGCCGAAACGCAGCAGGAAACGGAAGTGGTGGTGGAGGCCGCGGCCGAACCGTCGGAAGCCTTTTCCTATGCGCAGGAGGGGTTGGGCACGGTGCCCAGCCATGTGAACATGAAGGACAGCCATGCGGTGAGGCCTACGGGTCAGAGTTTGGCCCTCGTGCGCTGA
- a CDS encoding prepilin-type N-terminal cleavage/methylation domain-containing protein: MPLRERSGQRGLRGFTLVEVLVALVVTAVVFVSFFSLQALGVRTRAHARLASLALNVASDFLEQLSATGEGPLKIDAEPIADTGFVERATVMGSGIVFSRRWEVQRGVPGPNLFTVRVMVCWREPRMPAPSESTCDFDHASVPHVMLEQIYYRP; encoded by the coding sequence ATGCCACTCCGTGAACGAAGCGGACAAAGAGGGTTGCGCGGGTTTACCTTGGTGGAAGTGCTGGTGGCCCTCGTGGTGACGGCTGTGGTTTTTGTATCCTTTTTCAGCCTGCAGGCCCTTGGCGTGCGCACGAGAGCCCATGCCCGTTTGGCTTCTTTGGCCTTGAATGTGGCCTCGGATTTTTTGGAACAACTGTCGGCCACGGGTGAAGGGCCTTTGAAAATCGATGCGGAACCCATTGCCGATACCGGGTTCGTGGAACGGGCCACGGTGATGGGTTCTGGGATTGTTTTTTCCCGGCGATGGGAGGTGCAAAGAGGCGTTCCGGGGCCGAATCTTTTCACGGTGCGGGTGATGGTCTGCTGGAGGGAGCCGCGCATGCCGGCCCCGTCTGAGTCCACGTGTGACTTTGACCATGCCTCCGTTCCGCATGTGATGTTGGAACAAATCTACTATCGGCCGTAA
- a CDS encoding PilW family protein — translation MKFRERSEGTSLVELLVAVAVTVVVVACTYAGFSAHQRLFAQEQQILELQQNVRIALNTAAQVLQQAGYWRCVASQAVSTGTRGVKRTLKDSKSLFHTHPLMGFNNITESSDPFPDGQTQEGTDILGYSFIDPAFHGRLSQDQNLPRDFLRLVKNKDTRGLKKGQIVFLTDCRHSALFQATSVTLSGTEVMLEHDCGGLEPGNMTCCLRCDDGGSDCLHESECGLPGTGFRAETSHLHPVKAGFFRVNRKGEFQWLEGGPDATGRYVFSRSRTLAENVEDFQVEFGVNTSPVPNGDVDAWVSSDAMPQTAPGSGVKDWERVRAVRCHLLARTKRFFKGYVDTTLYAFADRNATVTADGYRRFYMVKTIGIRNATP, via the coding sequence GTGAAGTTTCGAGAACGAAGCGAGGGCACGAGCCTTGTGGAACTTTTGGTCGCCGTGGCGGTAACCGTGGTGGTGGTTGCCTGCACTTACGCCGGTTTTTCAGCGCACCAAAGACTTTTTGCTCAGGAGCAGCAGATACTTGAATTGCAGCAAAACGTGCGGATCGCCCTGAACACCGCCGCCCAGGTTCTACAACAGGCCGGCTATTGGCGATGCGTGGCTTCTCAAGCCGTTTCCACCGGGACTCGCGGGGTCAAGAGAACACTCAAGGATTCGAAAAGCCTTTTCCATACCCATCCTCTCATGGGATTCAATAACATCACGGAGAGTTCAGACCCTTTTCCCGACGGACAAACCCAAGAAGGGACAGATATTCTGGGATACAGTTTCATCGACCCTGCCTTTCATGGGCGTCTCAGCCAAGATCAAAACCTTCCCCGGGATTTCCTTCGCCTGGTGAAGAATAAGGACACGAGGGGCCTCAAAAAAGGACAAATCGTTTTCCTGACGGATTGCCGCCACAGCGCTCTTTTTCAAGCGACTTCCGTGACTTTAAGCGGCACCGAAGTCATGCTGGAGCACGACTGCGGCGGTCTCGAGCCCGGCAATATGACGTGCTGTCTGCGATGTGATGACGGCGGATCGGACTGCCTCCACGAATCGGAGTGCGGCCTTCCCGGAACGGGTTTTCGGGCCGAAACTTCGCACTTGCACCCGGTCAAGGCGGGATTCTTTCGGGTAAACCGAAAGGGAGAATTTCAGTGGTTGGAAGGCGGCCCCGACGCGACGGGTCGCTATGTTTTTTCACGGTCTCGGACCCTTGCCGAAAATGTGGAGGATTTTCAAGTGGAATTTGGGGTGAACACCAGCCCTGTGCCCAACGGCGACGTAGATGCCTGGGTTTCATCCGATGCCATGCCGCAAACGGCCCCGGGAAGTGGTGTGAAGGATTGGGAACGCGTGCGGGCCGTACGCTGTCATCTCCTGGCGCGAACAAAAAGATTCTTTAAAGGCTACGTGGATACGACCCTCTACGCCTTTGCGGATCGCAACGCCACGGTTACCGCCGACGGCTACCGCCGCTTTTATATGGTCAAGACCATTGGGATTCGCAATGCCACTCCGTGA
- a CDS encoding GspH/FimT family pseudopilin, whose protein sequence is MGGMGCGAARWDRAMTLVELMVVLGLMALLLTLISVHIHSASYRLKSAVSTLRTLIQRARLEAVRTNKNTYLDFDADDDGIMASVVLWVSMDSRESSPSLNEGKDRVLISQALVNPPGSSGNRPTLGAVPASAGGPSVGAPRDGGSIPEDGVSFSGNRINFNPDGTSSTGSVYIHVPKHPEVGTYAIVLNNSGRAYVRYYPTGGTAWEDR, encoded by the coding sequence ATGGGTGGCATGGGATGTGGCGCGGCACGGTGGGATCGGGCCATGACCCTGGTGGAACTCATGGTCGTGCTCGGCCTCATGGCTCTTCTGCTGACCCTCATTTCCGTTCACATTCATAGTGCGTCCTATCGCCTAAAATCGGCCGTTTCCACACTCCGCACCCTCATACAAAGGGCCCGCCTGGAAGCCGTGAGAACCAACAAGAACACCTACCTGGACTTTGATGCGGACGACGACGGCATTATGGCGAGTGTGGTGCTGTGGGTGTCCATGGATTCACGGGAATCGTCCCCTTCTTTGAACGAGGGGAAAGATAGGGTGCTTATCTCACAAGCTCTTGTGAACCCTCCGGGATCGAGCGGAAACCGCCCCACGCTGGGGGCGGTCCCGGCGTCTGCTGGAGGCCCTTCCGTCGGAGCACCTCGCGACGGGGGATCGATTCCTGAAGACGGGGTGAGCTTTTCCGGAAACCGCATCAATTTCAACCCCGACGGCACCTCCTCCACAGGATCCGTCTACATCCATGTGCCGAAACATCCCGAGGTGGGAACCTATGCCATTGTGCTCAACAACAGCGGCCGAGCCTACGTGCGCTATTACCCGACGGGTGGCACGGCGTGGGAAGATCGATGA
- a CDS encoding type IV pilin protein — MEAREGRRHRSIVKCGTKGVLWVRPMEAPCGQFRPHEGFTLVELMVTVAILAILAGVAVPAYIHSVRRSEQAQAVEALLRARMEMEAFWADHNRYAGTLNRLPSFENPSQGKYTLSLKTSPDGQRYRIEAVRSDLGDKLHISDNETTPVVDTPKALGWSLFHWVFAGK; from the coding sequence ATGGAGGCCAGGGAAGGTCGCCGTCACCGTTCCATCGTCAAATGCGGGACGAAAGGCGTGCTCTGGGTGCGGCCCATGGAAGCGCCGTGCGGGCAGTTTCGTCCACACGAAGGCTTCACGCTGGTGGAACTCATGGTCACCGTGGCGATTCTGGCCATCTTGGCGGGGGTGGCCGTGCCGGCCTATATCCATTCGGTGAGGCGTTCTGAGCAGGCGCAGGCGGTGGAGGCCCTGTTGCGGGCGCGCATGGAAATGGAAGCCTTTTGGGCCGACCACAATCGGTATGCGGGTACGTTGAATCGGCTTCCTTCCTTTGAAAATCCGAGCCAAGGCAAATACACGCTGAGCCTAAAAACATCACCGGACGGGCAGCGGTACCGTATTGAAGCCGTGCGCTCCGATCTTGGTGACAAACTCCACATCTCGGACAACGAAACCACACCGGTCGTTGACACTCCCAAGGCTTTGGGGTGGTCTTTGTTTCATTGGGTTTTTGCCGGAAAATGA
- a CDS encoding pilus assembly protein has translation MRSNLDPVEVPTQALTVLSYGGTLMAKKHFLAALTVFLMFWSPAQAYTPSCDPPPFVSAGANPMVMMVMERDHKLYYEAYNDAQDLDGDGKLDVGYKHSIDYYGYFDAYKCYEYDKTGQDRFVPTRYTEDKYCGGPDEWSGNFLNWLSMSRMDVLRRVLYGGHRSRDDSNETVLEGAYIPQDAHSWGKEYAGSDTRDLTPFDAPSDGKRHLFCVTSTEKGEPHIIRVAKNDTHRIWDWASTERAVCSGPKTTCSPETPSKYRRGPVGTRSDIEDYIVRVQVCSKDWDKGQERNYCKLYPGGGTTPKPVGLLQKYGEGDGSKMCSKSYKPCQADKDCKSNEGLCVFRSPLYMGLLTGSYRKNLSGGVLRKNVWTVMDEINPETGIFQSSENVQGNIILTLDRMRPVGFQYHVSDKDPDLNFSYKAEDGNGGYCGWITDRALEEGECRMWGNPVGEMMYEALRFLAGKGEPTSAFDYEEQNDAGLNLSKPDWYIKKGNDKFYPFDLFPECSKPNLLVLSDINPSYDSDQLPGTRFGSFSDNKTLEDLDVGKLADTIGEHEKIKSGTFFIGDNGTTTNFICSAKSLANLSSARGLCPEEPTKQGSFYSAAVAYYGKEFITAKEGIPEVNTYVVAMSSPIPDIRVKVGNGFVHLVPAGKSVSGDYDVKTACADKCELKTDGDRGLTIDSCHADAYCPSNQIVDFYVDNINYDNESNVTYAKFRVNFEDVEQGADHDMDAIVLYEVEPIGSNKVKVTLTSEYAAGSIDQVLGFVISGTTADGLYLPVKDKDVPDSADNDTPDVVANMPLTWSKTFTVSGSPAQTLKNPLWYAAKWGGFDDINGNQIPDLDIEWDKDGDGTPDNYFFVANPLELEKKLEKAMLDILTKAGSAGAVATVTQEVLGQDLVLRGAFTAYEDNPNLYAWKGHLEAYWPYEGCQDFTDNATCNQYSGCEWYLGNCRGTLYSFQKSQNKGKFCSDSGFLDGHCWDAGKEMTLDTNPRRIFTMIKGTMTELDSEHLDNDTANALDNTIDFNNDNKTTIDDAKELVRWLRGEWKESWTNVARDRKGWCLGDIVYSTPVVVGPPSISSVDPHIAGDCSCSCNDDNCTKRCFYCFRQKHATRKKVAYVGANDGMVHAFVVGVWDNETSTWVYDPDDAKGAEIGKELWAYVPSNLLAEVKNLAKPDYGHPSSCAHRTMVDLSPIAWDVYIDHDNDTSREWRTVLLGGERGGGDVYFALDVTDPDDPKVLWEYSVLRNLVVDASTGDMPFLDNATYAQVAAMPVSWTVPYVGYLEIPNGVCFSAKPRVEPLQSGTPNHASSCLGSEELSGWYAFVGATPHIFKPEEDFPASLDDNETMTLMRPQLVAIDIEKGVNIFQELWPKILEKWPSEWPEVTLKPGSNTIPYALGDPVALDLWNDQGQVAKDGKVDYLAFGDLNGNFYTLKFNLYATNPGVQMTVRKTKTAPTGVNSYRSGRQPVTVMPVATLDPYKNLWLYFGTGKFDNVVGGLDDRTDTAPMAFYAIRDNATQPTTFEGGFSYGGLNVSAQFLCSSSNFNDNCTWVKSDGTADCCESLCLGACWTCIEDLKIPGERVVDSALVAGGVVFFTTFVPKDDPCAAGGDAYLYAVDYMCRPMNFDPFANSGFTRDDNKTPDQLQDGEYTPLVVEGKGEAYVLKLGEGMPSRPVMDSSGQYLFIQTSNGEIHRLRVNIPPPVEKSGWKQRQ, from the coding sequence ATGCGGAGCAACCTCGATCCGGTGGAGGTACCGACTCAGGCTCTGACCGTTCTAAGCTATGGGGGTACACTTATGGCGAAAAAACACTTTTTAGCCGCCTTGACCGTCTTTCTTATGTTTTGGTCTCCCGCCCAGGCCTATACTCCTTCGTGCGACCCTCCTCCCTTTGTTTCCGCCGGCGCCAATCCCATGGTCATGATGGTCATGGAAAGGGACCACAAGCTGTATTACGAAGCCTATAACGACGCGCAGGATCTGGATGGTGATGGAAAACTCGATGTGGGTTATAAACATTCCATCGATTATTATGGATATTTTGATGCATACAAGTGTTATGAATACGATAAAACAGGCCAGGATCGATTCGTTCCTACGCGTTACACGGAAGATAAATACTGTGGCGGACCCGATGAATGGAGCGGCAATTTCCTTAACTGGCTTTCCATGTCCCGCATGGATGTGTTGCGGCGTGTCCTTTATGGCGGGCACCGGTCCCGCGATGATTCCAATGAAACGGTTCTCGAAGGGGCCTACATTCCTCAAGATGCCCACAGTTGGGGCAAAGAATACGCCGGAAGCGATACTCGAGACTTGACCCCCTTTGATGCTCCTTCCGACGGGAAACGCCACTTGTTTTGTGTCACCAGCACAGAGAAAGGAGAGCCCCATATAATTCGCGTGGCTAAGAACGACACACACCGAATCTGGGATTGGGCCAGCACGGAGCGCGCCGTCTGCAGCGGCCCGAAAACTACTTGCAGCCCGGAAACTCCATCCAAATATCGGCGCGGACCTGTCGGAACCCGAAGCGACATTGAGGACTACATTGTTCGCGTGCAGGTTTGCAGCAAGGACTGGGATAAGGGGCAGGAAAGAAATTATTGCAAACTTTACCCCGGCGGTGGAACCACACCTAAGCCCGTTGGTCTTCTTCAAAAGTACGGTGAAGGCGACGGATCCAAGATGTGTTCCAAGAGCTACAAGCCATGCCAAGCCGATAAAGACTGTAAATCTAATGAGGGACTCTGTGTCTTTCGAAGCCCCCTGTACATGGGATTGTTGACAGGTTCTTACAGAAAAAACCTCAGCGGCGGAGTCCTCAGGAAAAATGTCTGGACTGTCATGGACGAAATCAACCCGGAGACCGGCATTTTTCAGAGTTCCGAAAACGTGCAGGGAAACATCATTCTTACGCTGGACCGCATGCGCCCCGTTGGATTTCAATATCATGTTAGTGATAAAGATCCAGACCTGAACTTTTCTTACAAAGCCGAAGACGGAAATGGAGGGTATTGCGGCTGGATCACTGACCGCGCCCTAGAGGAAGGTGAGTGCCGCATGTGGGGAAATCCCGTGGGAGAAATGATGTACGAGGCTCTGCGGTTCCTTGCAGGAAAAGGGGAACCGACTTCCGCCTTCGATTATGAAGAGCAGAACGATGCCGGTCTCAATCTTTCCAAGCCCGACTGGTATATCAAAAAAGGGAATGACAAGTTCTATCCTTTTGACCTCTTTCCCGAATGTTCCAAGCCCAATCTTCTCGTTTTGAGCGACATCAACCCCAGCTACGATTCCGATCAGCTTCCCGGCACTCGCTTCGGAAGCTTTTCCGATAACAAGACCCTTGAAGACCTTGATGTGGGTAAGCTCGCCGACACCATCGGAGAGCATGAAAAAATTAAAAGCGGGACATTTTTTATAGGTGACAATGGCACAACCACAAATTTTATCTGCTCTGCGAAAAGCTTGGCCAACCTCAGTTCCGCGAGGGGGTTGTGCCCTGAAGAACCCACCAAACAGGGAAGCTTTTATTCAGCGGCCGTCGCTTACTACGGCAAGGAATTCATCACGGCCAAAGAGGGCATACCCGAAGTCAACACCTATGTCGTAGCCATGTCCTCACCGATTCCCGACATTCGAGTAAAAGTGGGCAACGGTTTCGTTCACCTGGTTCCCGCAGGAAAAAGCGTCAGCGGAGACTATGACGTAAAGACCGCCTGTGCAGACAAGTGTGAATTAAAAACCGACGGGGACCGAGGCCTAACAATTGATTCTTGCCACGCCGACGCTTACTGCCCCTCCAACCAAATCGTGGATTTTTATGTCGATAACATCAACTACGACAACGAGTCCAACGTAACCTATGCAAAATTTCGAGTTAATTTCGAGGATGTTGAGCAAGGCGCCGATCACGACATGGATGCCATTGTTCTTTATGAGGTGGAACCCATCGGATCGAACAAGGTCAAAGTCACCCTGACTTCCGAATATGCTGCTGGTAGCATCGATCAAGTTCTTGGTTTTGTTATTTCCGGAACCACCGCCGACGGCTTGTATCTTCCGGTTAAAGACAAGGATGTACCCGATTCAGCTGATAATGATACTCCAGACGTCGTAGCCAACATGCCCCTTACCTGGTCCAAAACCTTTACGGTTTCCGGAAGCCCAGCACAAACGCTTAAAAATCCGCTTTGGTATGCCGCCAAATGGGGCGGCTTTGACGATATCAACGGGAACCAGATCCCCGACCTTGACATCGAATGGGACAAAGACGGCGACGGTACACCGGATAACTACTTTTTCGTCGCCAACCCCTTGGAACTTGAGAAAAAGCTTGAAAAAGCTATGCTGGACATTCTGACCAAAGCCGGGAGCGCCGGCGCCGTGGCCACGGTAACGCAAGAAGTTCTGGGCCAGGACTTGGTCCTTCGGGGGGCCTTTACGGCCTACGAAGACAACCCCAATCTCTACGCATGGAAAGGTCATCTAGAAGCGTATTGGCCTTATGAAGGTTGCCAGGATTTTACGGACAATGCCACATGCAATCAATACTCGGGTTGCGAGTGGTATTTAGGCAATTGCCGTGGAACCTTATACAGTTTTCAGAAATCCCAGAACAAAGGAAAGTTCTGTTCTGATTCGGGTTTCCTGGATGGACACTGTTGGGATGCCGGAAAGGAAATGACGCTGGATACAAACCCGCGACGTATTTTCACCATGATCAAGGGGACTATGACAGAACTTGACAGCGAACATCTTGATAATGATACTGCCAATGCGTTGGATAACACCATCGATTTTAACAATGACAACAAGACCACCATCGATGATGCGAAAGAACTGGTCCGCTGGCTCCGGGGCGAGTGGAAGGAGTCATGGACCAATGTCGCTCGAGACCGCAAAGGGTGGTGTCTTGGAGACATCGTTTATTCAACGCCTGTGGTTGTCGGCCCGCCATCCATCAGCTCAGTGGACCCCCACATCGCGGGTGACTGTTCCTGCTCCTGCAACGACGACAACTGTACCAAACGTTGTTTCTACTGCTTTCGCCAAAAGCACGCCACTCGCAAAAAAGTCGCCTATGTGGGAGCCAACGACGGGATGGTCCATGCCTTCGTCGTCGGAGTGTGGGACAACGAAACATCCACATGGGTTTATGATCCCGACGATGCCAAGGGAGCCGAGATCGGAAAGGAACTTTGGGCCTATGTGCCGAGCAATCTGCTTGCTGAAGTGAAGAACCTGGCGAAACCGGATTATGGACATCCGTCATCATGCGCCCATCGGACCATGGTGGATCTCTCTCCCATAGCCTGGGATGTCTACATTGATCATGATAACGACACAAGTCGTGAATGGCGAACCGTTCTGCTTGGGGGGGAACGAGGCGGCGGTGATGTGTACTTTGCCTTGGATGTCACCGACCCCGATGATCCCAAGGTTCTTTGGGAGTATTCGGTGTTGAGGAATCTTGTGGTGGATGCATCAACGGGCGACATGCCTTTCCTGGACAATGCCACTTACGCCCAAGTTGCCGCCATGCCCGTCTCTTGGACGGTGCCCTATGTGGGCTATTTGGAAATTCCCAACGGCGTTTGCTTCTCGGCCAAGCCTAGGGTCGAACCACTGCAATCGGGAACACCCAACCATGCTTCTTCATGCCTAGGTTCCGAAGAACTTAGCGGCTGGTATGCTTTTGTCGGAGCAACTCCGCACATCTTCAAACCAGAGGAGGATTTTCCGGCTTCCCTCGACGACAACGAAACGATGACTCTTATGAGGCCTCAACTCGTGGCCATTGATATAGAGAAAGGCGTGAACATTTTCCAGGAGCTTTGGCCCAAAATCCTCGAAAAATGGCCCAGCGAATGGCCAGAGGTCACCTTGAAACCGGGATCGAACACCATTCCCTACGCCCTGGGAGACCCGGTCGCCCTTGATCTGTGGAATGACCAAGGACAAGTCGCCAAAGACGGCAAAGTGGATTATCTGGCCTTTGGCGATCTCAACGGAAATTTTTACACGCTTAAATTCAATTTATACGCCACCAACCCGGGCGTTCAGATGACCGTCCGAAAAACAAAGACCGCGCCAACGGGTGTAAATTCGTACCGCTCCGGGCGCCAACCCGTCACCGTCATGCCCGTGGCCACTCTGGATCCCTACAAGAATCTATGGCTATATTTTGGAACAGGAAAGTTCGACAACGTGGTTGGAGGACTGGATGATCGCACAGACACTGCCCCCATGGCCTTCTACGCCATTCGTGACAATGCCACGCAACCTACAACTTTCGAGGGAGGCTTTTCTTACGGCGGATTGAATGTGTCTGCCCAGTTCCTCTGTTCTTCTTCCAACTTCAACGACAACTGCACATGGGTAAAAAGTGATGGCACTGCGGACTGCTGCGAAAGTTTATGCCTTGGGGCATGCTGGACATGCATCGAGGATTTAAAGATCCCGGGGGAACGGGTTGTGGATTCCGCCCTGGTCGCCGGAGGCGTGGTCTTCTTTACGACCTTTGTCCCCAAGGATGATCCGTGTGCGGCGGGTGGTGACGCGTACCTTTACGCTGTGGATTACATGTGCCGACCTATGAACTTCGATCCTTTCGCGAACTCAGGATTTACGCGAGATGATAACAAAACACCTGATCAATTGCAGGACGGTGAGTACACGCCCCTGGTTGTTGAGGGGAAGGGTGAAGCCTATGTCTTGAAACTGGGCGAAGGTATGCCCAGCCGCCCTGTGATGGACTCGTCGGGACAATACCTCTTCATTCAGACCAGTAACGGAGAAATTCACCGACTCCGAGTGAATATTCCGCCGCCTGTAGAAAAGAGCGGCTGGAAGCAGAGGCAATAA
- a CDS encoding integrase core domain-containing protein: MSGGQRIMTHFFCSDSGWCHVVAVIDCGNREIVGYRISRRQNARVAKRGFGGCGHSPVKLLRAWGLRPEYITPYSPQQNGMIERFMRTLKEECIWLNLFSSFDEAKAIIEGWIREYNTERPHQELGYLSPVEYRHKLAA, encoded by the coding sequence ATGAGCGGTGGGCAACGGATTATGACCCACTTTTTCTGCTCGGATTCCGGGTGGTGTCATGTGGTTGCGGTGATCGACTGTGGGAACCGGGAGATTGTGGGTTATCGCATCAGCCGGCGACAAAACGCCAGGGTGGCGAAAAGGGGCTTTGGAGGATGCGGTCATTCGCCGGTCAAACTGCTGCGTGCTTGGGGTCTGCGCCCTGAATACATCACTCCCTACAGTCCCCAGCAAAACGGAATGATCGAACGGTTCATGAGAACGCTCAAAGAGGAGTGTATCTGGCTTAACCTGTTTTCGTCCTTTGATGAGGCCAAGGCGATCATCGAGGGCTGGATCCGAGAATACAACACCGAGAGGCCGCACCAAGAGTTGGGATACCTGAGCCCGGTTGAGTATCGTCATAAACTCGCCGCTTAG
- a CDS encoding type IV pilus modification PilV family protein codes for MGKSRGEASGFTLVEVLVSLMVLGVALMSLWGFHWTSRHVNMKSKREATALLLANEALEAYRQAIDVDDKTYDPNGTETVTRDNILYTRTTSVTSDPTHAWRRNVTVSVRWAEQRGGQGQVVLQTIVVP; via the coding sequence ATGGGGAAAAGCCGCGGTGAGGCTTCGGGCTTTACCTTGGTGGAAGTTCTAGTGTCCCTCATGGTTTTAGGTGTTGCTCTCATGTCCTTGTGGGGATTCCACTGGACATCCCGACATGTGAACATGAAGTCCAAGAGGGAAGCCACCGCGCTTCTTCTTGCCAATGAGGCGCTGGAGGCTTATCGGCAAGCCATAGACGTCGACGACAAGACGTATGATCCAAACGGCACGGAGACGGTGACGAGAGACAACATCCTCTATACAAGGACGACAAGCGTGACGTCCGATCCGACGCATGCCTGGAGGAGAAATGTCACCGTTTCGGTTCGGTGGGCGGAGCAAAGAGGTGGACAAGGTCAGGTGGTGCTTCAGACGATTGTGGTTCCTTAG
- a CDS encoding GspH/FimT family pseudopilin: protein MKGFGDRSGFTLVELMVTVAIVALLLKFVGWGLAGVTSYEDVRTSARRLETVIQEAKALAYEKGAVHSVIFSPDGRGYRLFRDDDGDDNQTEPSDGNCLEEPNEPRLRTVELSSRVSLSLGSSLPKNSNNDTCLAFRSDGRLANGEGGEVTFIGTSGAQARVSINAMGWVHVEHVE, encoded by the coding sequence ATGAAAGGCTTTGGCGATCGGTCAGGGTTCACTTTGGTGGAATTGATGGTCACGGTGGCCATTGTGGCGCTGCTTCTCAAGTTCGTGGGATGGGGATTGGCGGGCGTCACGAGTTATGAAGACGTGCGCACATCGGCCCGTCGGTTGGAGACGGTGATTCAGGAAGCCAAAGCCCTCGCCTACGAAAAGGGAGCGGTGCACTCTGTAATTTTCTCGCCCGATGGTCGGGGTTACCGCCTCTTTCGTGATGACGACGGCGACGACAACCAAACGGAACCAAGCGATGGAAACTGTCTGGAAGAGCCCAACGAGCCTCGGCTTCGAACTGTGGAGCTGTCCTCAAGGGTATCCTTGAGCCTCGGGAGCTCGTTGCCGAAAAATTCGAATAATGACACCTGCCTTGCGTTTAGAAGTGACGGTCGTTTAGCAAACGGAGAAGGTGGAGAGGTGACGTTTATCGGAACGTCTGGAGCGCAGGCCAGGGTTTCCATCAATGCCATGGGGTGGGTTCATGTGGAACATGTGGAATAG
- a CDS encoding putative Ig domain-containing protein — MNDRQQAGAPEARLVSIQFDPSRPVTGDTLRVLVTVEGANPDENDVLIHWNVNGQDKEETGTVLQSSLHYGDWVTATAEFPGQGEKRQLLSASVFVENAPPIIGIARESTDDGEYVAVLQTEDPEKDAVALRLVEAPEGMILDTATKTLRWRPDSNLSANVFQVTVEGVDSAGNIARYRFDISVSRP, encoded by the coding sequence TTGAATGATCGGCAACAGGCCGGCGCGCCAGAAGCACGGCTTGTGTCGATCCAATTCGATCCCTCCCGTCCTGTCACGGGGGACACGCTTCGGGTCCTCGTCACAGTGGAGGGGGCAAACCCTGACGAGAACGATGTCCTTATTCACTGGAACGTTAACGGCCAAGATAAGGAAGAGACCGGAACAGTTTTGCAAAGTTCGCTTCATTATGGGGACTGGGTGACGGCCACTGCCGAGTTCCCAGGCCAGGGCGAAAAGCGCCAGCTCCTCTCTGCGTCTGTCTTCGTCGAGAACGCCCCGCCGATCATCGGCATCGCCAGGGAATCGACGGATGACGGAGAGTATGTGGCAGTTTTGCAGACGGAGGATCCCGAAAAGGATGCCGTGGCCCTGCGACTCGTCGAGGCACCTGAAGGCATGATTTTGGACACTGCGACGAAGACGCTTCGATGGCGGCCCGATTCGAACCTGAGCGCCAACGTTTTCCAAGTCACGGTTGAGGGAGTGGATTCCGCGGGAAACATCGCGCGCTACCGTTTCGATATTTCGGTTTCTAGGCCGTAA